ACAGCTGACGACCTTCGAGGGAGAAGATCTTCTTACAGGCAAACTCAGCCTTGGGCAATAGCATTCACAGAGTCCAGTAATGGGGGTAAGGAGGGAGTTATTAGTGTGATCAATTAACTATTCATCGTTGCTGTGCACGCCTTCATAGTGAAATAATTACTCTCTGACAAACTCAAGACTCTGGATGAATAAACGGCCTTTGTCAATAAACACCCTCCAACAGTCCTCGAAAATCCAACGACCTTTTTATGGCACAAAGATACAAATGTGTTTAATGTTCTAAATcgtaacatgtttttttaaaacagcaagtcgaaataaatcaaaattgaACTCTTTAATTCACTAGTGGGCGGCCCTGAAAAgggcctttgttttgtttggtgcGGTCGCTGGACGGAGCTTCAGCCTCCGAAGCCGTACAGAGTGCGTCCCTGCCTCTTGAGAGCGTAGACCACGTCCATGGCGGTGACGGTCTTCCTCTTGGCGTGCTCGGTGTAGGTGACGGCGTCCCGGATGACGTTCTCCAGGAAGACCTTGAGCACGCCGCGGGTCTCCTCGTAGATGAGGCCGGAGATGCGCTTGACTCCGCCGCGGCGGGCCAGGCGGCGGATGGCGGGCTTGGTGATGCCCTGGATGTTGTCCCGGAGGACTTTGCGGTGGCGCTTGGCGCCTCCTTTGCCCAGACCTTTCCCTCCCTTTCCTCTGCCGCTCATTTTCAGATCTCAGAGTAGAAACACTGAATAAGCTACAGAGCGCGAGGGACGGATATATGAAACACATATGAGGACGTAAGAGAACACAGGGGCGGGGTTACATTCTTAGGCGGTTCTGATTGGTAGAACTGTTTTTGGTATGCCAACGCCACCAATTGATTGACAGCGGCAGGACCGAAAGGGTTTAAATAATACCAGTCATTGAAGAGAGATAATTTGTTTTCATGCGGACtcaaaacacatgtttttggtAATTTCAACCAGTGTAATCTGCGCTGAAACTATGTTTTTAAAACTTAACGTTAAAATGAATAAACTCAGACGAATAAGGCCAAAAGGAAATCTGAAAATCCATTCGCTTTATTCATAATGAAATGTTTCTCATTTGTgcaattttttgttttcagttggcATTCAGTACTTATACAATAGTATCCCAACTGCTCacgaaaaaagaataaaatcaagAAACGAGCCATGAGAATTGATTATGGGAATGGTTGGTCGTGAAATAATATATCCTTCAGACATTGCATTTGATAAGTGAAATGTGGGCTTCATTAAGCAGTTATCTTGagaaacacgtgtgtgtgtgtgtgtgtgtgtgtgtgtgtgtgtgtgtgtgtgtgtgtgtgtgtgtgtgtgtgtgcgtgtgtgtacatgtacATGTTTGCCAGTCCATAAACAAATGGCTTCTCCAAAGCAGTTAAagcaaatttaaagaaaaacatattgAGCTTTTACTTTTAACATACAATGAGAgaaattttaaatatattttcattttcatctgacATCCATCCATGTGATCACACAGCTCACCATGGGCAAGGGCAGGGTCAAGGAAGACAGGTCTCAGTCCATCACATGTGACCTCAGGTTGTATGTGGAGGAAATCcacacacatggggagaacatgcaaattccacacagaaagatgtGATGCACTAACCATTGTCCTCTGGCCTCTTTCTGAGTAAGTTATTGAACTTTCATGTCGCAATTCTATTCACCAAGGCTGTATCATTCTTGACTACATGCTTGTCATTTGACtatttctgctgctgtaaacaatTATTCACTTCAAAcatcaaactttattttcattattatacAGTATATTGGTACTAAACATTGCAGGAAAAACTCAGAGAAACAATCTGGCCATAGTCTGTCATCATTTCTAAACATTTCTAAAcagatttcttaaaaaaaaaaaaaaaatatatatatatatatatgtatatatatatatatatatatatatatgtatatatatatattatgaaTAAATATGATTACATTCATTTTCCTGTTAGCCAGGGAGGTAAACGGTTTCTATGTGCAAACGTTAGTGAAAATAAGCTAATTCCCTGAAGTGACAAAAACAGCAGTAGAGGTATTTCTGAAATCATAATACCAACTCCGGAGGGATGGAACTTATCTGACTCATTTTTATCTGTTAGTTTGTCTgggctgtcagagttaatcacATTAATTATAATTAATTAATGTAGGGATGACTAAAGACTTAATCATGATCAATCACATAATTAGGCTTAGGgcattttttcagtttgaaaactgtatttttaacacaTGCGTCATATTAATTTGGTctacatggcactttattttgaaagaaaatccaatgAGGTccaaaaggaaattctttctctgtttccCGATGAAGATGCTCGGATAAGAAATTAGTGGCGGCAGGAAGTCGCCTTGCTGAAACTTCAGTAGTCACTTTAAATTCAACTGTTGAACTGATTGTTTGGACAGATGAATgctgaaaactgccttcaaatgcaaaacaactgaatttaaaaaagagaattcAAAACGTGATTTATCGTGATTGAAAACAAATCTTTTCACAGCCCTATTTTTATCATGATGCAcaccgggtttttttttttttctcgcactGCAGTCACTGATCGAAAAATGGAATCTTCTTCTCATTTGTAGAAACGCACAGTGAAATTAGATAGACAACCTTGGACCGATTCTGTCAAACTTAATGACAATCTTTCAGAAATGTATTTCCAAATGCCACCTGTCAACACAAGCCCTTACATGCATGCTTCGTCTCCTTGGGTCAACTTCAGAGTATCAGATAGAAATGGATCGAGTTTTCGTAAAGCATCAATCATTATTGTACAAGCTGTCTTTCCCTTCTTCAACACCATGTCGACCAGCGCCTCTGCTatgtctctctcttgctgttTGGCTTGGATCTGCTCCTTTTCGCTGTAGTTTATGACCTCCCTTTGCAGAAAGATGTCAAGCAGACTCTTTACAACGGAGCCAGACACTCTGTCAATGAAGCCTTTTCGGACGGCGAAcaccttctcctcttcctctgatgAGAAGTTCAGTGATTCCACATCTTGCGTTCCTGAATCACGACCTGGAGGATAAGTCAGCAAATGTTTTGCATTCAGTAATCACTGGAGAGTCATAAAAGAAAGCTTGAGATGATTTCATCAGTGACAGAAACTTTACTctttgtgtgtgggtgggggggactatatgatagatagatagatagatagatagatagatagatagatagatagatagatagatagatagatagatagttcCTGAGTCaaaagtgggaggaaaaaataTCAGTGCATCAGGCTTAAGCGGAAGGTCaagctgtcaaaaataaaaaagagcgTACCAAGACAGTAACCGAATATGGCTTCACTGACAGCTGAATGCAAAGAAAAACTGGTGAAATTTTCAAACTCAAAGCTGAAGCTGCATCAGAGCACCAAACAGTCCGAGATGGAGTCTAAACCTAaaaagtggatggtatttttggttcccctcgtcaaactcatcaaatacacaatccaacaaccccaaaacactttggtggacacgttataatccgcacattcactacgctgtggaacaccaacaaataatattgtagcgttacgacactgaagcaaatactgggaactaccttttcttttgaaatcactacgcctggacgccatgtttagtaagtagttccgtcttagcaatcttcgcataaacaactcaatctcgtaattttgcattaatatttcacagcgcagtgaatgtgtggattataacgtgtccacaaaagtgttttggggttgttgtattgtgtatttcatgagtttgaccaggggaaccaaaaataccatccacttccattgtgtccgtcctgaaaaatCAACAGATTTCTGCTCATTTACCGAGACGAGCGCTCAGCATCGACGCTTCCGGCTCCGAAGCGGAGCAGTGGCACTGAGGCAGAGCGGCGGTTTACAAGTGGCGAGCCGGTAGTGGTGAACCAGGAATGGCGACGCAGCACGACGGCGGCACGGTTACACCGATAGTGAACCCGGGCACCAGGGACAGAGGTACGTGCCCGTGGGTACAGGTGTGTGAGGCCGTGCCACCAGCCCAACATGGCCGCAGCGTTGCACCGCGGACTTCACCTGCACCCCCTGGTCGTGAAGGCGGACAGGATCGTCGCCGACCTGTGGGAGAACATCCGCCGGCTGTCGGAGGAGCTCAGGGGAAAAGacgatctgctggagcaggcccgGACACTGGCCGAGGGACAATCCACGCTCATCTCGTCCTTCGTGAACACCaccgctccagctccctggcTCCTCCTGCTCTACTCCGGACCATCAGGGCTCCTGGGCAGAGGTGGTAGTGCGGGGCCGCAAGCCTAAGCCCACCGCAGCTTCGCCTCCACTACCCCTCTCGAACCGCTTCCATGCCCTGGCGCAGTACGACGACAGCCCGGCGGGCGGTGAGGGTCCGCGGCCTGCtgcggccgctgctgctcccgcgTCTTCTGGTGGGTCCACCGCTCACAGACACGATACCCCGGAAGCCACGCTGGCAGACACCACCAGGCACCGCCATCGCTCTGCCACAGCTCCGGATCATTTCACCCCGGCCCCGGAGACGGATTTCTCCTCCGCGGTCCTGGCCCACTCCACCTCGGCCCCGGAGAAGGATCTCATCGCCGCGGCTCCGGAGAAGGAGCTCACCGCCCCGGCCTCGGATCACTCCGCCACGGCCCGGGCCTACTCCACCTCGGCcccggagaaggagctccccgccgcgGCCCCGGATCACTCCGTCGCGGCCCTGGAGCCGCGGCGATCGCCCTGGTCCGCAGCCTCCGCTAACTGCCTGAGGCTGATCAGAGAGGCGGTGAGGAGGCATTCCAggagccaccaccaccactccggggagaacctgaaccaggaccagggccaggaccactGCTCCAGCAGCGAGGTTGCTGCCAGCAGCGCCGCTGCACTGGCGGAGCGCTTCCCAGCCCCGGACACTGACACCGTTGCCCCGCAGCCGCCCCTGCCCCGTCCCATTTTTTCCCCACATCTCTCCtggttggggacagtagcatcaggaaTAT
The nucleotide sequence above comes from Salarias fasciatus chromosome 6, fSalaFa1.1, whole genome shotgun sequence. Encoded proteins:
- the LOC115389946 gene encoding histone H4 translates to MSGRGKGGKGLGKGGAKRHRKVLRDNIQGITKPAIRRLARRGGVKRISGLIYEETRGVLKVFLENVIRDAVTYTEHAKRKTVTAMDVVYALKRQGRTLYGFGG